Proteins encoded in a region of the Frondihabitans sp. 762G35 genome:
- the rpmH gene encoding 50S ribosomal protein L34, translating into MSKRTFQPNNRRRAKKHGFRARMRTRAGRAILAARRGKGRTELSA; encoded by the coding sequence GTGAGCAAGAGAACCTTCCAGCCGAACAACCGCCGCCGCGCCAAGAAGCACGGCTTCCGCGCCCGCATGCGCACCCGCGCCGGCCGTGCCATCCTCGCCGCCCGCCGCGGCAAGGGCCGCACCGAGCTGTCCGCGTAG
- the rnpA gene encoding ribonuclease P protein component → MLARANRIVRADDYRNTVRRGRKSATAHCVVYVRRRPEGSGPEDPAPRFGFIVAKTVGNAVVRNTVRRRLKAVAHDRLPFLPPRTDVVIRSLPGSIGVPWSTLLEEITGVIDKGVLSSKEVKA, encoded by the coding sequence GTGTTGGCACGAGCCAACCGGATCGTTCGCGCAGACGACTACCGAAACACCGTGCGTCGTGGCCGCAAGTCGGCCACGGCGCACTGTGTCGTTTACGTGAGGCGACGTCCGGAGGGCTCCGGCCCCGAGGATCCTGCGCCCCGCTTCGGGTTCATCGTCGCCAAGACGGTGGGCAACGCGGTCGTCCGCAACACCGTCCGTCGTCGACTCAAGGCCGTGGCGCACGACCGACTGCCTTTTCTCCCTCCGAGAACAGACGTCGTGATCCGCTCCCTGCCAGGCAGTATCGGAGTTCCGTGGTCTACCCTGCTCGAAGAGATCACGGGAGTCATCGACAAGGGTGTGCTGAGTTCGAAAGAAGTGAAGGCGTGA
- the yidD gene encoding membrane protein insertion efficiency factor YidD, whose translation MRRVVQVLVLLPRNVCVALLRAYRATVSPLYGDVCRYYPSCSRYALEAIQQHGAAKGIALGSWRLARCHPWAKGGIDDVPEPNHHRYAVARSGFVTPRLANVHSHGKA comes from the coding sequence GTGAGGCGTGTAGTCCAGGTTCTGGTGCTCCTTCCGCGCAACGTCTGCGTGGCGCTCCTGCGCGCGTACCGAGCCACCGTCTCCCCGCTCTACGGCGATGTCTGCCGCTACTACCCGTCGTGCTCGCGCTACGCCCTCGAGGCGATCCAGCAGCACGGTGCCGCCAAGGGCATCGCCCTCGGCAGCTGGCGCCTCGCCCGCTGCCACCCCTGGGCGAAGGGCGGCATCGACGATGTCCCCGAGCCGAACCACCACCGTTACGCCGTTGCTCGCAGCGGATTCGTGACCCCCCGTCTCGCAAACGTTCACAGCCACGGAAAGGCCTGA